The Anastrepha ludens isolate Willacy chromosome X, idAnaLude1.1, whole genome shotgun sequence genome includes a window with the following:
- the LOC128869477 gene encoding putative nuclease HARBI1 isoform X2 has protein sequence MSQSSVSRSIHRVTAAINSSMFCAKICDPTLKILNVNAKFPGARHDSYIWSSSAVRMVMQRNFEIGNHNLFLIGDSGYPLEPWLMTPLTNQPEGTPKFLYNEALCKARNPVERLFGVLKATWRCLSQQRTLLYDPGFTGQVVNACSVLHNIRLREGIYQTENEFTEPRTNDIFVNQDAPSSTAKRIQDRLIANFFT, from the exons ATGAGCCAGTCGTCCGTTAGCCGTAGCATTCATCGGGTAACAGCTGCAATCAACAGCTCCATGTTTTGCGCAAAG ATATGTGATCCTacccttaaaattttaaacgtaaATGCCAAATTTCCGGGAGCACGGCACGATTCATACATTTGGAGTTCCTCTGCGGTGCGAATGGTTATGCAACGGAATTTTGAAATTGGAAACCATAACTTGTTTTTGATTG GTGATTCCGGGTACCCTTTGGAGCCTTGGCTGATGACTCCTCTAACAAACCAACCGGAAGGTACTCCGAAATTCTTGTACAATGAGGCATTGTGCAAGGCTCGTAACCCAGTTGAGAGACTTTTTGGTGTTCTTAAGGCAACGTGGCGGTGCTTGTCTCAACAAAGGACACTCTTGTACGATCCAGGATTTACTGGACAAGTAGTTAACGCGTGCTCAGTTTTACATAATATTCGTTTAAGAGAAGGAATATACCAGACCGAAAATGAATTCACAGAGCCCAGAACAAACGACATTTTTGTAAACCAAGATGCACCATCCTCAACAGCAAAGCGCATCCAAGACCGACtgattgctaatttttttacttaa
- the LOC128869477 gene encoding putative nuclease HARBI1 isoform X1 has translation MSQSSVSRSIHRVTAAINSSMFCAKVRFPMTQVERQAAKEIFASATSPFVGGTIGAIDCTHVSILAPKRHEEAYVNHHGYHSLNVQMICDPTLKILNVNAKFPGARHDSYIWSSSAVRMVMQRNFEIGNHNLFLIGDSGYPLEPWLMTPLTNQPEGTPKFLYNEALCKARNPVERLFGVLKATWRCLSQQRTLLYDPGFTGQVVNACSVLHNIRLREGIYQTENEFTEPRTNDIFVNQDAPSSTAKRIQDRLIANFFT, from the exons ATGAGCCAGTCGTCCGTTAGCCGTAGCATTCATCGGGTAACAGCTGCAATCAACAGCTCCATGTTTTGCGCAAAGGTGAGATTTCCCATGACCCAAGTGGAGCGGCAAgcggcaaaagaaatttttgcttCAGCAACCTCCCCGTTTGTGGGAGGTACCATTGGAGCTATCGATTGTACGCACGTGTCAATTTTGGCCCCGAAACGTCATGAAGAAGCGTATGTCAACCACCACGGCTACCATTCGCTTAATGTCCAAATG ATATGTGATCCTacccttaaaattttaaacgtaaATGCCAAATTTCCGGGAGCACGGCACGATTCATACATTTGGAGTTCCTCTGCGGTGCGAATGGTTATGCAACGGAATTTTGAAATTGGAAACCATAACTTGTTTTTGATTG GTGATTCCGGGTACCCTTTGGAGCCTTGGCTGATGACTCCTCTAACAAACCAACCGGAAGGTACTCCGAAATTCTTGTACAATGAGGCATTGTGCAAGGCTCGTAACCCAGTTGAGAGACTTTTTGGTGTTCTTAAGGCAACGTGGCGGTGCTTGTCTCAACAAAGGACACTCTTGTACGATCCAGGATTTACTGGACAAGTAGTTAACGCGTGCTCAGTTTTACATAATATTCGTTTAAGAGAAGGAATATACCAGACCGAAAATGAATTCACAGAGCCCAGAACAAACGACATTTTTGTAAACCAAGATGCACCATCCTCAACAGCAAAGCGCATCCAAGACCGACtgattgctaatttttttacttaa
- the LOC128869823 gene encoding uncharacterized protein LOC128869823 — protein MGVEVEDERVISEAPSPLRTPLAENFTLRSGNSHISDRRTPRASLKRKRMEEDGNARKKFLEIAEKQADALKMLAQSSIETVEVAKQQADALKILAESSSAIAQANKMMAEAIAVLGNGLSATAEAFNNLTNAIYRM, from the exons ATGGGTGTCGAAGTGGAAGATGAAAGGGTGATTTCGGAAGCCCCGTCGCCTTTACGGACGCCACTGGCAGAGAATTTCACGCTGAGGTCAGGTAATTCCCATATCTCAGACAGGAGAACACCACGGGCGAGCTTGAAAAGAAAGCGCATGGAAGAAGACGGTAATGCTcggaagaaatttttggaaatagcaGAAAAACAGGCAGATGCACTAAAG atgCTAGCCCAGTCGAGTATAGAAACAGTAGAAGTCGCGAAACAACAAGCAGATGCTTTaaag atcTTAGCCGAAAGCAGCTCTGCAATTGCTCAGGCTAATAAAATGATGGCGGAGGCAATAGCCGTATTGGGGAATGGATTAAGCGCTACCGCAGAAGCATTCAACAATCTAACGAATGCAATATATCGTATGTAG
- the LOC128869824 gene encoding uncharacterized protein LOC128869824, whose amino-acid sequence MTSTATKRSRATSEQLNRLLDYLMEVPGLAGSRFHSLHGKYECDKKWSELAAKLNSLGGAVKTVNQWQTVWRDLKSRTSIKARNRRRQQALTGNRPICEEPLTEFERRVSALIGEEYMKGHDSTPENIPLEEVNCMKCMF is encoded by the exons ATGACATCGACAGCTACcaaaagaagccgtgccacatCCGAGCAGCTAAATCGCCTGCTTGACTACCTAATGGAAGTCCCGGGTCTAGCAGGATCTAGGTTCCACAGCCTCCATGGTAAGTACGAGTGCGACAAAAAGTGGAGCGAGCTAGCAGCAAAATTAAATAGTCTGGGTGGAGCAGTGAAGACGGTGAATCAATGGCAAAcg GTATGGCGGGACTTAAAAAGCCGCACCAGCATTAAAGCACGGAATCGGCGAAGGCAACAAGCTTTAACTGGGAACAGGCCAATCTGCGAGGAGCCCCTAACGGAATTCGAGAGGCGGGTGTCTGCTCTTATAGGGGAGGAGTATATGAAGGGCCACGATTCAACCCCTGAAAATATTCCACTGGAGGAGGTAAATTGCATGAAGTGTATGTTTTAA